The following is a genomic window from Saccopteryx bilineata isolate mSacBil1 chromosome 4, mSacBil1_pri_phased_curated, whole genome shotgun sequence.
tattttttctttctctttttttttggaggagagacggacagacagggacagacaggaagggagagagatgagaagcatcaactcatagttgcagcactttagttgtttattgtttattgattgctttctcttatgtgccttgaccaggggactcacctgagccagtgaccccttgttcaagcgagctttgcgctcaagccagtgaccatggggtcatgtctgtgaccccttgcacaagttggtgaccctatgctcaagctggcgactgcgctcaagccagaggagcctgcactcggcaaccttggagtttccaacctgggtcctcagctttccaggtcgatactctatccactgcgccaccacctggttaagctAAGAATTCTTATGAGGCACAAAGGCCAGAGAACATGGGGTGGAGGAGTCAGCCCCACCCCAGGGCTGGAGCTACAATCATCCTTCTCCTCCTGAGTGTGTCTGAGGACTTCGACCCCAAAAGCCGATCCGGAAGTGGCAACAGCAAGGTACCTTGGAGCTAGCCCTCATGGCCATCctgttcttcctcctcctgcaaaTCCTCCAGGGAAGCCCTCCAGCTCTCACGTTCAACCTCTTCCTGACAAATGCCAGAGCAATAAACCTGGACTCAGGTAGGACAAGTACCGGGGTGGGGAGACGGGCACTGCAGGAGAGAGAGCCTGGGTTTGTGGGGATAGATGAAGAGAGGTATGTAACCCCAGCGCTGCTCCTGATAACCTTGGGCATGtcctctaagacagtggtccccaacccctgggctgcggccTGGTACCagtttgtgggccatttggtaccggtccacaggaaaaagaataaataacttacattatttctgttttatttatatttaagtctgaacaatgttttattttttaaaatgaccagattccctctgttacatccgtctaagactcactcttgacgcttgtctcggtcacgtgatacatttatctgtcccaccctaaaggccagtctgtgaaaatattttctgacattaaaccggtccatggcccaaaaaaggtcagggaccactgctctaaggaacCTAGATGTTGGGGGCTGGCATCCACCCCACCCGACCCCCAGGCTATGCACCTTCATGGCTTCCACCAAAACCTCCCTGCCAGGCCCAGCGTGGAGCACGTTCACTGCACTGCATTCAGACCCTCCCCAAGAGCCCCGCCCAGCCGGTCTGACCATACTTCCCACTAATCTGGGTTGAGCAATCCAGGTCCCCAGGTCCCCAGGTCCTGTTTCCCCCAACTTGGCTGATGTGCACCTCCCCCCAGGATCAAAGGCCTCCCATAAAGGGCGGGTCCTGCCTCAGAGAGAAGATGTCAGCCCACAAAGGGCAGGGATAAGTGAGGGTGGGTCTGCAGGGCGAGGGCAGCTCCGAGGGAACCTCATCTGACCCAGCCCACTCTCTCACCCTGCAGTGTGTGGACGCCCAGCAGCAGCAGGCCGGATTGTGTCAGGGCAGGATGCTCAGCCAGGCCAGTGGCCGTGGCAGGTCAGCCTGAGGGAGTATGAACAGCATGTGTGCGGGGGCTCCCTGCTCACCGAAGACTGGGTGCTGACTGCAGCCCACTGCTTTGACCGGTGAGGGTCTGGGCCAGGGCCTGCTGGGACCTGCCCTTCACCCTTCCCTGACACCCTCTCTTCCCCATTTGAACAGAAGCCTGAGCAGGAGACTGGCCAGGTATGTGTCCTCCTAGGCTCTCACTCACTCAGGATTACCCCCGTCCCCAGGCTGGGCACTGGGGAGTAAGTGGAGGAGGAGACAGACTCAGCCCTGGCCCTCccaagaaagttttcatttcccgAAACCAAAAGCTCCCACATCAGGCTATCCCTGGAAAATCCAGGGTCACAAGTCCACTGCTTACCAGCTGGGCAGCATTTAAACAGGTGACTTCACCTCCCACCaaacagagagagaatggggcaCCTAGCAGGGTTGCTTGTGGATTAAACAAGATGTTTGTCATTGTTGGCATGTGCTCACCTTGCAAAAACTAATCCTTGTGCAATGTTGAGACCCTCAGAATTAAGGCTGTCCTTAGCCTTTGCCCATGGAACCGGGCAAACCTCAAGACCACTTTGACTTTTGGCCCCAGGAACCAGCCGCTGTCCGCCTACTTTGTGCTGCTGGGCACCATCTCCTCCTACCCCCAGGCCGGGGAGCCCCGGGAGCTCCGGGCCGTGGCCCAGGTCATCACCCACCCGAACTACACGGAGGTGCACAACAGGGGGGACATCGCCCTGGTGCAGCTGACCTCCCCCGTCAACTTCAGTGACCTCATCCTTCCAGTCTGCCTCCCCAAACCCAGAGACCCACTGGGTCATGGCACCTGGtgctgggtcactggctgggGGAACATCAACACGAATCTACGTAAGGACACTcaaagtggggtggggtggggtggggtgggggcggggagtgaCTCCGTGGGGTCTGTCCTGACATGCTCCGTAGGGCCAGCTGCACCCGCCACCAGCCTCACTCAGGCCGGGCATGGAACCCGCACTCATTGGCACAACCTCAGCCAATGCAGAAGCAGCctgccagccccaccccaccttgGGCTCTCTGATCCATCCGCCCAGCATCTGATAACCAAGGGATTCATGCCAGGCCCAGCAGGCTCTGGGATGCCAGGCCCAGACCGTTCTGACGGCGTGAATTTACTGAATTCACCCCTCCTCCCTGGCCACACCGGTCTGGGTCAGAACCTGACTGCCGGGCCTCACCCTGGCTGAGTGACCTCCACCAGCCTTGCCAGGTTGTGGTCTCCTCCTCTGGCAAGTGGAGCTCTCAAGTGCCAACCTCACGGGGCCTATGGAAGGGTTACATGGAATGACGTATTTTAGGCATTTCTAGCAGGGCCGAGCAAGAGTGAGTTCTCAATATTGATCAGCAACTATGGTCGGTGGTCACTATCATCATGTTTGTAATATCACCTCAGATTAGTGTCCTGGGGCTACCATAACACatgaccacaaactgggtggcttaacgcAACAGGAATTCATTCTCTCCCAGTCCTTAAGGCTGGAAATCTGAAACCAAGGTGTCACGGGGCCTCCCTCCCTTCAGAAGCTCTAGAGGAGATCCTTCCTGCATCTCCCAGTGGCTCCTTGGCTGATGGCTGTATCACtctactctctgcctctgtctttctGGGCCCTGTCCTTGTGTCTCCTCATTCTCTGCCTGTTTACAACTAaaatgccgcaacaaagaattaatgcttctcatctctctcccctcctgtctgtccctttctctgtcacacacagacatacacacactccCACCTTAATCCAGTCTGACCTCATCCTAACTAGTTACATCTGCAAAgcctctgtttccaaataaggtcacattttgagGTTCCAGGTGGACATGAAGTTTTGAGGGGCACTAGTCAAGCCACTTGGGACCTGACTCTTGGAAAGCCAGCAAGAATAGGGGCGTTTGGTGGAAATGACTTGACCACAGTCCACAGCCAGAGCCAGGCCCTAAAACCGGGCCCCAGCTTTTCCTCAGCCCCTATGGTGTGTCCATGCCGCTCCTCTGCCCAGGGACTGGGGATCGAGGGGCCCGCCACACCTCTGTGCATGCCCTGcttaggggagggagaggaagtgtCTTCCTGGTGTTCTGAGTGTTAAACACAGGCTCACCTTGCCATGCTGGCGTGTTATTGGGGTTTCCTGAACACAAACACAGGTTCCTCTTCCTTGGGGAACAGAGGAGTGACACACAaaaagtgtgcatgtgtgtgtgagagagtgacagagaaagggacagacagacaggaggggagagagatgagaagcatcaattcttcgttgtggcattttagttgtaaACAGGCAGAGAATGAGGAGACACAAGGACATGGCCCagaaagacagaggcagagagtagaGTGATACAGCCATCAGCCAAGGAGCCACTGGGAGATGCAGGAAGGATCTCCTCTAGagcagcagatcgagtgacctctggctcaagccagcaacctttgggctcaagccagtgaccatggggtcattcatgtctatgatcccttgcccaagccagcgaccccatgctcaagccggatgagcctgaactcgagccagcgacctcggggttttgaacctggctcctctgcgtcccagtctgatgctctatttattgtaccgccgcctggtcaggccaaaaagacATCTTGTCATTAATCCATCAAAGTGTGGGCAAGCCAGCCGAGAGCCAGTAGGCCCTCGTGTCACATCtgagctctgctctctgctccctaCCCCAGCACtccctccacccttcaccctgAAGGAGCTGCGGCTGCCCCTCATTGACACCCAGACCTGTGACACCTACTACCATGAGAATTCCGTGGTCCCCAGCCAGCAGCCCATCATCCTGGAGGACATGCTGTGTGCCGGCTTCGAGAAGGGCCAGAAGGACGCCTGCAGTGTGAGCAAGCACCCCCAGCGGGGGCCCCAGGGCAGATGAGGACAACGGTTTTTAAACTACAAGTGtcaagcctgactaggcggtggcgcagtggatagagcatcggactgggatgcagaggacccaagttcgagaccccgaggtcgccagcttgagcgcgggctcatctggtttgagcaaaaagcctaccagcttgaacccaaggtccctgggtccaacaaggggttacttggtctactgaaggcctgcggtcaaggcacatatgagaaagcaatcaatgaacaactaaggtgttgcaacgtgcaatgaaaaactgatgattgatgcttctcatctctctctgtccctgtctatccctctctctctgactcactctctgtctctgttaaaaaaaaagtaaactataaGCGTcaattcaaaaaggaaaaaaatgttcctaAACTCTGTCTTCATTTCGAATATCAGATATTATTGACCTGCAAGTGAGCTTTAGCAAACTGTGACATATCCCTCTCCTTAAAGCTTTTCCTTTGGGGccagaactttcttttttctttcctaaaaataACACTCAAAGGCTATGAACCAGTTTTCCGACGAAGCAGGTCACTTCTGAGCTGGGTTGGTCTTGCTTTTCCTTGTCTGCTCTTATAAACAAAACGTACTTCATCTCCCATTGCCTCTTAAGTTTTATCTCAAACAGATATTTTCATCAAAATGAAGCAAACAGTACTATTAGCAACACCAAAGTGCTCCTCCGAGCCCCTACTCTGAAAAAGTTTTATGCAGAGAATAGGGTGTTTCCATCACATTGCGTATTCCATCTGCCAgggatttgtgtgtatgtgtgtatgtgtgtgtgtgtgtgtgtgtgtgtgtgtgtcagagacagagaaagtcagagagagggacagacagacaggaagggagagagatgagaagcatcaattctttgttgcagttccttagttgttcattgattgatttctcatatgtgccttgactgggggccttcagcagactgagtgacccctcgctcgagccagcgaccttgggtccaagctggtgagcttttgctcaaacccgatgagaccgcactcatgctggtgacctcggggtctcgaacccgggtcctccgcatcccagtccaatgctctatccactgtgccactgcctggtcaggctgccaggGATTTTGTCCTTAATTTCCAAACTGGCCAACCCTACTGCTGCTTTCCAGAAACATCCAAGCTACCGATGCTCTGTCCACGAGAGCTGGCCAGCAGctctggagggaaggggtgggactGGGCACCCTGCAGGCCTCACTCCCCCGTGGAAGGAGGGTGGCTCTCCCTGTCCACGAGAGCTGGCCAGCGGCTCTGGAGGGAAGTGGTGGGACTGGGCACCCTGCAGGCCTCACTCCCCCGTGGAAGGAGGGTGGCTCTCCCTGTCCACGAGAGCTGGCCAGCGGctctggagggaaggggtgggactGGGCACCCTGCAGGCCTCACTCCCCCGTGGAAGGAGGGTGGCTCTCCCTGGGCAGTTGATCCTCCGGCCCTCCACTTCTGGACTTCTTCTTTCTCCCCAGGGTGACTCCGGAGGCCCCCTGGTCTGTGACATTGACGGCGTCTGGACCCAGGCAGGGGTAGTGAGCTGGGGGTCGGACTGTGGCCTCCCCAAGAGGCCAGGCGTTTACGCCAACGTCAGTGTCTACACCGCATGGATCCTCAGCACGATCCAGAGCTCGGCCCCAGAGGACAGAAGCTCCTCTCCAGGCCTTGCTGGGGCCTTTCTCACTGCCTTAGTGTTGCTTCTGGGACCAATGGGTGGGGGTCCccactgtaaggtcggtggataatggaggatggtcacgtggggaacccaggcccgcgaactttggctaggaccgcccacaaccaagcgtgccaaaagaaatttcctaggagtccttgggaaaaaagctactgactgtcagccagtgagattttgctacgtcgtattagcccgacttccctagaggaaccctttaaatttccccacacggtctctccatgtgcgattttcCTGAGCTCCATCTCCCAGGCCAGTGAATCTCATCTGAGaaacgctctgtactgaataaagcctttactattatTCCACGCTTggtggctacgccccttccttccttctcggcgaggaaaaataccttacacccacGTCTCCCTGGGGCTTGCCGAACCACACAGCTCAGCCCCGAGACCTCAGTCCCCACATTGCAAACTCAtgccctctctctgctccctgccgGGAATGCAATATGCAGCTTCTCTCCTCCCTGGAGAACTGCCTTCCTCCCCCACCGACTTCTTTGTCCTCCAGGGACCTTGTCTGTTCCTTTCCTCTCGAAAagcgccccccccccagtgtcCCCACACCGCTCCCTCTTCAGACCTCTCCTGTGCCCCCAGAGCTGCCCTCACCTCCCTGCCAGCATGTGGACGCCCCACAACAGGGACAGATTAGAACCCACTGTTCCCTGCTTCTCACCCACTGTCCAAGGCTGAGTCCCCGAATGCACCCAGGCTCAGGGGTTCCTTTGGGGGTTTCTGGGACTCTTGAAACGGAGGTTTCTAGTCCCCCCCGTGCTAGGCTGGTTCCTTTGCAGGCCTGTCTGTCTGAAAAGCAATCAAGACAAGCTGGCAGAGGGCCACACCTCCtgcagctgccccccccccccccccagcctgggcagctggagggtgtgtgtgagggCTCTCGCAGCAGCCCTGGGAGGAGCACATTACTGAAATATAGAAATGGAagtggatttcttttcttttctttttttttttttagcaaatagGTAATTTAAAGactcttagcaaaagtaacttcatttaacttctctccttatctttttttttaatatttttttatttattggttttttagagagagaggagtgagagagagagagacagagagagagagaagggggaggagcaggaagcatcaactcccatatgtgccttgaccaggcaagcccaaggtttcgaaccggcgacctcagtgttccaggttgacgctttatcccactgcgccaccacaggtcaggcctctccttatcttaaactgaacatttcccactattgtggtGTCAGGGGCAGGTTGTAATCCTAGAATGTTTAGGAATGTTTTTGCTAGACATgtgaaacatttatcactactgtgttatcatcTTATGGtcttagtgtatagaaatgttttttttttctttttaatggatcCTATAGATAAACGTTGTAACAAGACAGTAAAATACAATAAACTTGTTAGTGAGattaatgacttttgtaccatgctccccctcctgcccacccCAACCAATATGtgatttgtctttaaaagctggcTCCAAACTgtttggggctgcatgatttgaagACAGGTCCCCATGCGGTCAccggctttaaaataaagacttaatTTGGCTTAATTGGTGTGgcaaaaatgtctttttctcgctgttctgatacaacaatTACTATTGCCTCCATTTTTCAGACAGGGAAAGTGAAGGCTACAAACTGCAGGGCTTCCTTGCCTGAGCCCACTTTCCCCGGCTGCCCTGTCCCTAGACTCAGTGGGTGGCAGAGTAACATCTGGGAGGTCCTGGGATCAGAGCAGGGCGTCAATCCAGGGTCATGAGTAGGCCTGCAGGAGTTCAATCGCAGTGTCATGGGCGTCCTGGAATCATGGCAGGTAAATCCACATAACCCCAGGTGTGAGCGGCAAAGGCCGGGTCAGCCTcagcttgctctctgtctctctccttctttccccagcTCATCTTTCCAGGGAATCCTGGGAACTGATGGAGATATATTGGGGACCGCAAGCCGACAGGGTCCTTgcggtttagattttggggggacagaggtgtggggcactggcagtaagctgacagtctgcccacccccccacctcacttgctgggttaagttgctaaaggctaagttcttccccacacctccatgtgagctgtgatgctggattgtttctactCGTCCTGTCCTCCATGTTcctcagagagactggaggcaattttctttttattctttgttttgtgaggTTAAGATGttatgtgtaaggtattttttcaccctccaagaaggaaggaagggggccggagccacaaagtgtggaataacaaaaggctttattgagcctgacctgtggtagcacagtggataaagcatcgacctggaaatgctgaggttgccggttcgaaaccctgggcttgcctggtcaaggcacatatgggagttgatgcttccagctcctcccccccctctctctgtctctctctcctctctctccctctctgtctctctctctctccactctaaaaaagaatttaaaaaaaaaaaaaaaggctttattgagtacagagtgcatacCACATCCTGCCCAaggaggttccctggccccaaggaaagatggaggccagggaagtcgcaagtggtgacccatgtgagggatatttaaagggttcctagggtggtcgagctaatatgatgtagtgaaatctcactggctggcagacggttgcttcaaatggctcctgggaagtttcttttggcgcgcttggttgtgggcggtcctagccaaagtttgtgggtctgacctttcccattatccacggACCTTACATTATGTATGGGGGAGGAGggttctgcacttgggagaattcttgggatgccttggaaatgtgactctCTTTTAAtgctctctttgatttgctaataaccTTACTTTGCCCTATAAACAAAGCAGGTTTGGGGCTGGAGAGCTCTCTctgtcttgccatcagcttgcagaggcctcccgatccctttaagtttattttcttcattccgcaTTGTTCtctctcaggacctggaattactagccacgctAGTTCGCTAGTTCTCGGCAGGGATAGGTCAGCTGGCCCCTGGAGGAGGGAGCACAGGGCTGGGACCTAAGGAAGAGGCAAGGCGAGGGTGTGTGAACAGGGGACCCTGTGAGCCACTTCACACGTTATAGGAGATATCAGGAGAGAAAGGTAGGTTGAGACCCTTTGGATGGGAGCCTCAGCCTTTGTCCCAGGACACCCCAAACCCCTCAGACTAAGCCTGGTTCTCCCACCATGGCTGACAGAGTGAGTGGTCACTCAGCTCTCACCTCCTTCTTCAGGGCAGCATGCCAAGGACTCTCCACCTTCTACAGCCCGTACCTTGGAATCCATAGGCGCGCTGGTCAGGATGCTGCTGGTCATGCAGCTGTTGATGCGAGTCCTTGCTTGGAGGGTCTTCCAGAAACCAATGCTGGGTAACTCATCGTTGTGACTCCCATGAGACCCCTGGAGATGTTTCAGGCCACAGGAAGATCCACCAAACTGGCACAGCCTTCCTGACCCCCATACAGAGAGTCACTGGTCACAAGGACACTGGCAGGGACAACCTAGTGGTATCTCTCTCTCCCAATTTGGTGATTTTCTTTCCCCCAGAACCCCAGGAAAGTGTATTTAAAAGATATTAACTTTCAAGATTTAATCCAGAGGAAGATGAGAGGGGCCAAGGCCTGCCACTAGGGGGCAGCCTGGGCAAGTGGGGGTGTAGATTGGCTGCTCCTTCAAGAAGGGACAAGGCCCAAGGCCATCATTTCCCAAAGAAAGCCTTGTGAGGGATCTTCCCTTCCTGGACCAGCCTAATAGCCCGAGCCCCAACAGGTGCTCAGTGAGGAGTTAGTGTGCCTTCACAGTAGTCCTGGCTGTGGGCCAGAGCCTCGAGCCTCCCTAGAGGAGGAGTCGgtagaaaagggggggggggcagcaaggTGGGCAACCAGAATCCCAGGATTGCAAACAAGCAAGGGAATGTTTAGGTGCATTGGTCCCTGGGCCATATCAAGGAAGTGTGGTTGGGGACCCCATCCCAGGCGAGATCAAACTGGGAGAAAGTGGCGGCCAGGGTTTCCGCCTCCCCCAGGGGGCGCCTCGGCCAGGCTCGGgaacaaatagaaacagagggGGCGCCAAGCGACGGGAGAGGAGGCCATGGGCTCTCGCGTCGTGGCGCTGCTGCTGGTGCAGCTGTTGGTGTGCATTGAACTCCAGATGCTGGGTGAGCTCACGCCGGAGCTGCTGGCTGACCTAGGGGTGATGGGGTAGGATGGGGCGCGTGGAGACCTAGGGGAGCTCATCTTCTTACTTTCCTCCCCAGCGTGGCATGATGAGGACCTGATGTTTCCAGGTAAGGTGCCCAGGCGGCGTGCTTCCCTGCGCAGCACACCTGGGCTACAGCCAAAGAGCGCctcatcttctcatctctcttgccccAGGTTTCGAGAACTCGTCCTTGCTCACATGTAACTGAGGGgcccctggggggaggggtggcctCCTGCAGACCACGTGGAGAGGGTCCCCGGCGTGCCCTTCTCCCTCGCCTGCGTGCCCCAGATGGTTTCCTGGGGAGCCCCTCCCCTTCGCGCTCTCGAGTGGTTGGGGGCGGGGAGATGGGCCTGTCTCCAGTAGCTCAGCACCAGGTCGGGCTGTACATCCCAGGGCCATGTGGCCGGCGAGCCATCGGGACCCGCATAGTGGGCGGAAAAAACGCAGAGCTCGGGCGCTGGCCCTGGCAGGGCAGCTTGCGCCTGTGGGGGTCGCACATCTGCGGAGCGAGCCTGCTCAACCGGCGCTGGGTGCTCTC
Proteins encoded in this region:
- the LOC136334670 gene encoding serine protease 33-like gives rise to the protein MAILFFLLLQILQGSPPALTFNLFLTNARAINLDSVCGRPAAAGRIVSGQDAQPGQWPWQVSLREYEQHVCGGSLLTEDWVLTAAHCFDRSLSRRLARNQPLSAYFVLLGTISSYPQAGEPRELRAVAQVITHPNYTEVHNRGDIALVQLTSPVNFSDLILPVCLPKPRDPLGHGTWCWVTGWGNINTNLPLPPPFTLKELRLPLIDTQTCDTYYHENSVVPSQQPIILEDMLCAGFEKGQKDACSGDSGGPLVCDIDGVWTQAGVVSWGSDCGLPKRPGVYANVSVYTAWILSTIQSSAPEDRSSSPGLAGAFLTALVLLLGPMGGGPHCKVGG